TAGAAGTAcgtgaaatgaaaaaataatttaccaacttcttaagaaaaaaaaaggtttaaacaAGATATTACAATTTCACTACAATTAAACTTATGCAAATTACATACCCATAAATGGTTCCTTAttagtttttcaattatttccactttaatattgtaatttttagatTATTGTCAATCATTTCAAGATTTTGTGCGAAACTGGCATCTTTTGTGACTTGAAAAGTAGTACAAGAATAAACAACTTTGTTAGTTTAATTGTGACCAGAAAGGATACGTGTCTagcatttaaataaaaatggagTAAAATACTAAAGGTATAACTGATTACGTATAAATAATTGTAACTCttactaaaatttaaacaattaatgtTACTAAATTGAAAGCATTTCACCAAAAATATCAAGTGAACAAAACAAGACATAACCAATTTACTGTGTTGAAGACAATCCTTGATCACAAAGAAAAGTGTGCAGTGAGTTACAGTTATTTGTATGGGAAGAACAAGGTTGTGGAATCACAAAAGACAACTGCAACACATGTCTCACTGCTGTTACTACTGGCAGCAGAGGAATGCCTTTGGATACCAACTTCTTGATAAATACTTCTGCTACCTTACTATAATGCAATATTTCTACTGATACAAATGATCACTCAGAAAATGTGAAAGTGCGATCAGGTTACTTGTGACTGAAACGACACAAAGttattattaaagaattaaagtTGAAGCAGTTACTTGAAATCCAACTTTTCATATATATTGAGGCTTTTGCTCTCTACAACCTTTTCAAAGCAAATACTTTTTCCCCGAAGGGAGCACCATAAACAGCATCATAGCAAAATTATAAACTCTATCAAATAGTTTCACTTCCATTCTTCAGTAGCACCAAACGCCGCACTGTATCAATAAATGATCTGCAAACCGACAAAGTGCTGTTGTTCTTTAGATACCTTAACATCATAATATTCCTAAACTCTCACTTTTTTTATCCAAATAATCAATCTATATGTAAAATATACACTTACTGCCATGGAACATGTCCTACTTGCAGCCAATCTCCTTGCTCGTTTCGAAAGGTGAGTGTGTAACTTTCTCCAGCCTCCTCCGATTTTTGGTCTGCATAAATATAAAGTGTATGGacaaaatcaaaaacaaaatccACTGTACACAccttaagaaaaaaatgcagAACTATTCACTTACATTTAGCAAACATGTTGATCAAGGCGTTTGTAAGTGTTTTATACGAGTTGAAAAGCCTCAAATTGATTTTCCTTCCTATGGTTACCCCTTCCATGTTAACTTTGACATATAAAGAGTTTGGTCCTCTACTTTGATTCCCGTTAGCTTGAATCCTATCGTTCCTGATTTGGCCTCTTGCAGGATGATGCTGATGAAGTTCTTTCCTCCTCCATGACTTAACTGGTGGCCACCCCACCAAATGGCTTTCTTCACTACGGTTCCTGTGTATACatgataaaagtaaaagtaagatatatatatatatatatatatatatatatatatatatatatagcttctCATTTTTAGAAAGTTTAATTCTCCTGTACTGAGAACAAAACAGTGCAATTATTCTATGATCAATTGAAGTTTTATCTTGATAATATGTATAATACAAATATACTAAAGGTCAACTAAGTCCAATTTTGATAGAAGAACAACACATATTTATAGAACTGTATCTGAGTGTTGTCTTTTACCGAGAGATGTGTATATATGATCCAAATGTTAATTTCTACTTTAGAAGCTACTTTTAGAAGGGTAAGAAAAGCTGGAAATAGAAAGAAACAGAACTTACTCGTTGGGTGTGTGAATGTTTCTTCGCACTTTTTGACTACGGTCATCTTCTTCATTTGGCTGCCCACTCCATAC
This Vigna angularis cultivar LongXiaoDou No.4 chromosome 4, ASM1680809v1, whole genome shotgun sequence DNA region includes the following protein-coding sequences:
- the LOC108331234 gene encoding auxin-responsive protein IAA29 isoform X1; the protein is MELQLGLALPTHNSAEEFKLSKSKQIVSSELWRPSCGSESGKHVKHKRNFEESFERFLKPFPLLVWSGQPNEEDDRSQKVRRNIHTPNENRSEESHLVGWPPVKSWRRKELHQHHPARGQIRNDRIQANGNQSRGPNSLYVKVNMEGVTIGRKINLRLFNSYKTLTNALINMFAKYQKSEEAGESYTLTFRNEQGDWLQVGHVPWHTLSVCRSFIDTVRRLVLLKNGSETI
- the LOC108331234 gene encoding auxin-responsive protein IAA29 isoform X2, with amino-acid sequence MELQLGLALPTHNSAEEFKLSKSKQIVSSELWRPSCGSESGKHVKHKRNFEESFERFLKPFPLLVWSGQPNEEDDRSQKVRRNIHTPNENRSEESHLVGWPPVKSWRRKELHQHHPARGQIRNDRIQANGNQSRGPNSLYVKVNMEGVTIGRKINLRLFNSYKTLTNALINMFAKYQKSEEAGESYTLTFRNEQGDWLQVGHVPWQSFIDTVRRLVLLKNGSETI